GCGCGGGTCCGGCTCGTCTCGACGGGCGCACGAGGTCGTCACCTGCGGGACGGCCCGCAGAAGTCACCCACGGCCGAGGCGGCGGCGCCGTCGTCGGCCGCGCGACCGGCGACCTGCGGTGGACTGCGCCGGCGAGCGCGCGACGAGCTGGGCCGGCGCTGCCGGGGCGACGCCCGTCACGCCCTCGATGAGCGCCGCGGCGACCTCCCGCGGGTCCACGTCCCGGTGGAGCGAGGCGCTCTCCAGCACGACCCGCGCGTCGGCGGCCGAGCAGCGGTTCTCGGCCATGATCACGCCGACCGCCTGGTCGATCACGGCCCGCCCGGCGAGCGCCGACCGGAGCTCCGCCGAGAGCTCCGCCCGGTCCGCCCAGAGCAGGCAGACCTCGAGCGTGCGGGCGACCTCCTGCGCGTCGAGCTCGGTGCGCACGAGCGCGGCTGCGTCCCACGACTCCTGCAGCGTGCTGAGCACGGTGAACCTGACGGCGCAGCCCTCGCGCACGGTGCGCGTCACGACCGCCGCCGTCCGGTAGCCCGCTGCGCAGGAGCTCGGCGGTCCCAGGAACCGGTTCCACGGCGCCCCTTCCCTCCGTTTCTCGGTGGTGGCTCAGCGGCAGGCTCAGCGCTCGTCGAGCCGGGCGTGTGACCCTGCCGGCGCGCCCGAGAGGACGCCGACCACGATGCGCGCGGCGACCTCGAGGCTCACCTCGACGTCCGCGGACGTGCGCCTCAGCACGTCGAGCGCCTCGTCGGGCGAGCACGCGCTGCAGTGCATGATCGCGCCGACGGCGTGCTCGACCGTGACCCGGGCGCCCATCGCGGTGCGCACCTCGGTCGCGGCGTGCGCGGCGGTCAGGACCGCGACCCGGCTCTGCACGGCGCGGGCGATCGTGCGCGCGTGCTCCTGCGCGACGGCGAGCAGCTCGTCGTCCCACGGCTCGGGGCTGCGGAAGTAGACGTTGAGCGCGACGGCAACGTCCGGCGCGACCGGCGCGGGCACGGCGACCGCCGACACGAAGCCCTCGTGCAGCGCCTGCTCGCGCCACTGGGGCCACTGCGTGACGTCGGCGATGCGCGGCAGGAGGACGGCCTCCTGGCTCTTCATCGCCTGGAGCCACGGCCCGTGGTGCAGGCGCGACTCGACCGGGTCGCAGCGCGCGGACGCCCCGTCGCTGCTCGCGACCCGCAGCATCGCGCCGTGGTGCCGGAACGTGATGCTCGAGCCGGCCGCGTCCCCGAACGACGTCGCGACCTCGAGGGCGAGCTCGTGGAGGTAGGTGACCTCGGCCACGA
The Cellulomonas sp. NS3 DNA segment above includes these coding regions:
- a CDS encoding ANTAR domain-containing protein produces the protein MTRTVREGCAVRFTVLSTLQESWDAAALVRTELDAQEVARTLEVCLLWADRAELSAELRSALAGRAVIDQAVGVIMAENRCSAADARVVLESASLHRDVDPREVAAALIEGVTGVAPAAPAQLVARSPAQSTAGRRSRGRRRRRRLGRG
- a CDS encoding GAF and ANTAR domain-containing protein encodes the protein MASRPPARGRRHRCTGGSPRRTGRQIVAEVTYLHELALEVATSFGDAAGSSITFRHHGAMLRVASSDGASARCDPVESRLHHGPWLQAMKSQEAVLLPRIADVTQWPQWREQALHEGFVSAVAVPAPVAPDVAVALNVYFRSPEPWDDELLAVAQEHARTIARAVQSRVAVLTAAHAATEVRTAMGARVTVEHAVGAIMHCSACSPDEALDVLRRTSADVEVSLEVAARIVVGVLSGAPAGSHARLDER